The following are encoded in a window of Microtus ochrogaster isolate Prairie Vole_2 unplaced genomic scaffold, MicOch1.0 UNK64, whole genome shotgun sequence genomic DNA:
- the Tmem47 gene encoding transmembrane protein 47: MASAGSGMEEVRVSVLTPLKLVGLVCIFLALCLDLGAVLSPAWVTADHQYYLSLWESCRKPANLDIWHCESTLGSDWQIATLALLLGGAAIILIAFLVGLISICVGSRRRFYRPVAVMLFAAVVLQVCSLVLYPIKFIETVSLKVYHEFNWGYGLAWGATIFSFGGAILYCLNPKNYEDYY, encoded by the exons ATGGCTTCGGCGGGCAGCGGCATGGAAGAGGTGCGCGTGTCGGTGCTGACCCCGCTCAAGCTGGTCGGGCTCGTTTGCATCTTTCTGGCGCTGTGTCTGGACCTGGGAGCTGTACTGAGCCCAGCCTGGGTCACGGCGGACCACCAGTACTACCTGTCCCTATGGGAGTCCTGCCGGAAGCCCGCCAACCTGGACATCTGGCACTGCGAGTCCACGCTCGGCAGCG ATTGGCAGATTGCTACTCTGGCTTTACTCCTGGGCGGTGCTGCCATCATTCTCATTGCATTCCTGGTGGGTTTGATTTCGATCTGCGTGGGATCTCGAAGGCGCTTCTACAGACCTGTTGCTGTCATGCTTTTTGCAGCAG ttgttCTGCAGGTCTGCAGCCTGGTTCTTTACCCAATCAAGTTTATTGAGACTGTGAGCTTGAAAGTTTACCACGAGTTCAACTGGGGCTATGGCCTGGCCTGGGGGGCAACTATATTTTCATTTGGGGGTGCCATCCTTTATTGCCTGAACCCTAAAAACTATGAAGACTACTACTAA